In Aspergillus fumigatus Af293 chromosome 4, whole genome shotgun sequence, one genomic interval encodes:
- a CDS encoding putative sensor histidine kinase/response regulator, whose protein sequence is MLEISEFCTSGRNPSPEIAMAQEREFYKYCQLPQRPGLLHRPPPSPRCEINAELLPQSSQDTTLTALAQLGALRLNARRCMISLFDRHTQYILAESTRTLSLQDDRVYVDGDGLWLGSSVIPKPDGICHYCCEEDQLNAGPTGPNGGYTALVIPDMTKDDRCSKRQYVVNAPHLRFYAGVPIMSRRGIAIGAFAVSDGQPRAGLDPLEIRFMTDTAAAVMNHLEMMRSHEQNRRGANMIAGLGSFVEGATLPSSSLRRPVHPHDDEEDQESENSQNIIPQTRRHHPTLADGRPPLKERGQHGEAAALPSGSHERPESEKQPRVSSTPNHPRQPEITLASGTRVIISRAARVLRDSLEVEGVVFFDASVNSYATLVRNSDGRHSDVESSSSTGDANSSSDSDNPTTGHSSTETDDSAVCDVLGYSTAQDDSEKMTGPMRESFLRSLLRHYPRGAIFNIDENGGVSSSEGSDTASASYVSREIVYRRDEGSKVQRRWKQRKQERLSLKEENKTLIKVFPAARSVTMFPLWDSRRNRWFSGLFVWTAAPRVFSLTGELAYLYAFSNSIMAEIHRLDIELANKAHATLVGSISHELRSPLHGILGSTELLTDSTMKPAQVALVNTIEHCGRSLLDIINNMLDFAKINQFTRKSRSSRFKSTHALRRRPGLPAGIAFKDKPGLGVVNLISDVQLDAVLEEVVDSVFAGHCFSAKGGLVARPASQAPARDRDGHLIMKGATERPLSAFNEALTIIYDVEPGVQWLFETQAGSWRRILMNLFGNALKYTQSGYISVTLRCSSTPSNAKMKRLARGDGTREGMGSVTLTVRDTGQGIDKQYLQSNVFKPFSQEDPLSPGSGLGLSIVHQTVVSLGGKVDITSTKGIGTEVTVTLDLPRTPQAEVAENERDASIIRKAKDRVRGKSIGLIGFESSSAEEDEALVLLRLSLLRMYKEHFGMEVGLVPSNVSDQQVYDIYLVRQSNLDEVDQICRQVTMAESDSRSPPMIVICSTPQMVQKLSTTASQRPSTSIYEFISQPCGPSKMANSLLTCLKRQRERPSCMSAGGLDTAFLNAACASKPRRHSENVSRVDFSLMPEKAIVSVTTTNVDDSAMEVTTIEATKRVPSVLLVDDNDVNLKLLVAFMKKAKFPYYTASNGLEALEVYKANAGYIPVVLMDISMPVMDGLEATREIRLFEKMHREGSTNAGHSCFKPTTVIVLSGLGSAPVRQEAFNSGIDLFLSKPIRFQELVKQIDELMH, encoded by the exons ATGTTAGAGATCTCGGAATTTTGCACATCAGGCCGCAATCCTTCCCCCGAGATCGCTATGGCGCAGGAGCGAGAATTCTACAA ATATTGCCAGCTGCCCCAGCGTCCGGGTCTCCTTCATCGGCCCCCACCTTCCCCTCGGTGTGAAATCAATGCGGAACTACTTCCACAATCATCGCAAGACACCACATTGACGGCGCTTGCGCAGCTCGGAGCTTTGCGATTGAATGCCCGACGGTGCATGATCTCCCTCTTCGACCGTCATACGCAATATATCCTCGCGGAATCGACTCGCACATTGAGTCTCCAGGATGACAGGGTCTAtgtcgatggtgatggcTTGTGGCTCGGCAGCAGTGTCATTCCCAAACCAGATGGGATCTGTCACTATTGCTGCGAGGAGGATCAGCTCAACGCCGGGCCAACGGGTCCGAATGGGGGGTATACCGCGTTGGTCATTCCGGATATGACCAAGGACGACCGGTGCAGCAAGCGACAGTATGTGGTGAACGCCCCGCATCTGAGATTCTATGCTGGAGTGCCTATTATGAGCCGTCGGGGCATCGCCATCGGCGCATTCGCAGTGAGTGACGGTCAGCCTCGCGCAGGGTTAGATCCGCTGGAGATTCGGTTTATGACGGACACCGCGGCCGCCGTCATGAATCATCTGGAAATGATGCGCTCTCATGAACAGAATCGCCGCGGGGCCAATATGATTGCAGGATTGGGAAGCTTTGTCGAGGGAGCGACGTTACCGTCGAGCAGTCTCCGAAGACCGGTACATCCGcacgatgacgaagaggaccagGAGTCCGAGAACTCGCAGAACATTATCCCACAGACGCGACGGCATCACCCAACACTGGCAGACGGTCGTCCCCCCCTCAAGGAACGAGGCCAGCACGGGGAGGCCGCTGCATTGCCTTCAG GCTCTCATGAAAGACCGGAGTCTGAGAAACAACCTCGAGTCTCCTCTACACCCAATCACCCCCGTCAACCGGAGATCACCCTGGCGTCTGGTACCAGAGTGATCATCTCACGCGCGGCTCGTGTTTTACGCGACTCTTTAGAGGTGGAGGGCGTTGTTTTTTTCGACGCCAGTGTCAACTCGTACGCGACTTTGGTCCGGAACTCGGACGGTCGCCATTCGGACGTGGAGAGCAGTAGCAGCACAGGTGACGCGAATTCCAGCAGTGACAGTGATAATCCGACTACCGGACACTCGTCAACCGAGACGGACGACTCGGCCGTGTGTGACGTGCTGGGATACTCCACAGCGCAAGATGATTCCGAGAAAATGACCGGGCCAATGCGTGAATCGTTTCTTCGatccctcctccgccattATCCCCGCGGTGCGATCTTCAACATCGATGAGAACGGTGGGGTGTCGTCTAGCGAGGGAAGCGACACTGCGTCCGCAAGCTATGTCTCTCGTGAGATCGTTTATCGTCGCGACGAGGGCTCCAAGGTTCAACGACGCTGGAAACAAAGAAAGCAGGAGCGATTGAGTCTCAAGGAAGAAAACAAGACCCTGATCAAAGTGTTCCCTGCGGCCCGCAGTGTGACCATGTTCCCTCTCTGGGACTCGCGGCGAAATCGCTGGTTTTCAGGACTCTTTGTGTGGACGGCTGCGCCGCGCGTCTTTAGTCTGACAGGCGAGTTGGCTTATCTGTACGCCTTTTccaacagcatcatggcgGAAATCCATCGGCTGGATATCGAGTTGGCGAACAAGGCGCACGCGACTCTCGTTGGAAGCATTTCTCATGAACTCCGCAGTCCCCTGCATGGCATTCTGGGCAGTACAGAATTACTGACCGATTCCACGATGAAACCCGCTCAGGTAGCTCTGGTCAATACCATCGAGCACTGCGGTCGGTCGCTgctggacatcatcaacaacatgcTGGACTTTGCGAAGATCAACCAATTCACTCGCAAATCCCGATCGTCCCGGTTCAAATCGACGCACGCACTTCGTCGGCGGCCGGGGTTGCCTGCAGGCATCGCGTTCAAAGATAAGCCCGGCTTGGGAGTGGTCAATCTGATCTCAGATGTTCAACTGGATGCCGTGCTGGAAGAAGTTGTGGACAGTGTTTTTGCTGGTCATTGCTTTTCCGCCAAGGGGGGGCTCGTTGCCCGGCCAGCATCACAGGCTCCTGCCCGGGATAGGGACGGACATCTAATCATGAAAGGTGCGACAGAGCGACCGCTTTCTGCTTTTAACGAAGCACTCACCATCATCTACGATGTTGAGCCCGGTGTGCAATGGCTGTTTGAAACACAAGCCGGTTCATGGCGTCGGATCCTCATGAACCTCTTCGGTAACGCCCTCAAGTACACCCAGTCGGGTTACATCTCTGTGACGCTGAGGTGCAGCTCGACACCGTCCAACGCTAAAATGAAACGATTGGCTCGCGGAGATGGTACACGCGAGGGAATGGGGAGTGTGACTTTGACCGTCAGAGATACCGGACAGGGCATTGACAAGCAATATTTACAGAGCAATGTGTTCAAGCCATTCTCGCAGGAGGACCCTCTGTCGCCGGGGAGTGGTTTGGGCCTCAGCATTGTCCATCAGACTGTGGTATCACTTGGTGGGAAAGTCGACATAACGTCCACTAAGGGTATCGGGACTGAGGTGACGGTCACGCTGGATTTACCGCGCACTCCTCAGGCAGAGGTGGCGGAGAACGAACGCGACGCCAGCATTATTCGCAAAGCCAAAGACCGAGTACGTGGCAAGTCGATTGGACTGATCGGATTCGAATCGTCCTCcgcagaagaggatgaggcactggttctcttgcgcttgtcCCTCCTTCGAATGTACAAGGAGCATTTCGGGATGGAAGTTGGCCTCGTCCCCTCGAACGTGTCGGATCAGCAGGTGTACGACATATATTTGGTCCGACAATCCAACCTGGACGAAGTGGATCAGATTTGCCGGCAGGTCACAATGGCCGAGAGCGACTCGCGCAGCCCGCCAATGATCGTCATTTGCTCGACGCCTCAGATGGTGCAAAAGCTCTCAACCACCGCGAGTCAGCGACCGTCGACGTCCATCTATGAGTTTATCAGTCAGCCCTGCGGACCGTCCAAGATGGCCAATTCACTTCTGACTTGCCTCAAGCGCCAAAGAGAACGGCCGTCTTGTATGTCGGCTGGCGGGCTTGACACTGCGTTTCTCAACGCGGCTTGCGCGAGCAAACCTAGGCGGCACAGTGAGAATGTGTCGCGGGTcgacttctccttgatgcCGGAGAAGGCCATCGTTTCTGTGACAACCACTAATGTTGATGATTCCGCTATGGAAGTAACAACGATAGAGGCAACCAAGAGAGTTCCCTCTGTCCTTCTGGTGGACGACAATGACGTGAATCTGAAGCTGTTGGTAGCTTTTATGAAAAAGGCCAAGTTTCCTTACTATACGGCTTCCAATGGGCTCGAGGCTCTGGAAGTATACAAAGCGAATGCCGGGTACATCCCCGTGGTTCTCATGG ATATCTCCATGCCGGTCATGGACGGTCTTGAGGCGACGCGGGAAATCCGGCTGTTCGAGAAGATGCATCGCGAAGGAAGCACTAATGCTGGTCATTCGTGCTTCAAACCCACGACGGTCATCGTGCTGTCGGGGTTGGGCAGTGCCCCGGTGCGGCAGGAGGCCTTCAATTCCGGCATTGACCTCTTCCTGTCCAAGCCGATCCGCTTTCAGGAGTTAGTCAAACAGATAGACGAGCTCATGCATTGA
- a CDS encoding sterol desaturase family protein, producing the protein METKGNPKDSMKSTWRTASRDTWSLGHWLIHILNAYPLELDKEVPVHSKDEPIPFMPQWSLNLWVIFYSSLPLLFHQAYAWYTERNLGPLATFNLYMFAFNAIVIYQVHILRRLGHIYGFLDGDKHERDGIPDVGVGKVVASVYKTTGSRLALSVYFSYQTSQLPAQMNWYWLPVEVGLYGIVLDFWFYWYHRLMHDVSFLWKYHRTHHLTKHPNPLLTAYADHEQEFGDMVGVPMMTYFTLRLLGLPMGFYEWWICHEYVVFAEVFGHSGLRLHLTVPSPLSWLMQWLDAEIVIEDHDLHHRKGWRKSHNYGKQTRLWDRIFGTCHERIESAPENVDYVNTARMPLF; encoded by the coding sequence ATGGAGACCAAAGGCAACCCTAAAGATTCCATGAAGTCCACCTGGCGTACTGCCAGCAGGGATACCTGGAGCCTCGGACACTGGCTCATTCATATACTCAACGCCTACCCTTTAGAACTCGACAAAGAGGTACCGGTGCACTCCAAGGATGAACCAATTCCATTCATGCCACAGTGGTCGCTCAACCTATGGGTTATTTTCTACTCGTCTCTACCACTGTTGTTTCACCAGGCCTACGCATGGTACACCGAACGCAACCTGGGTCCTTTAGCCACCTTTAATCTGTATATGTTTGCCTTCAATGCGATCGTCATCTACCAGGTACACATACTCCGGCGACTCGGTCACATATATGGCTTTCTAGATGGCGACAAACACGAACGAGACGGCATTCCTGACGTCGGGGTCGGCAAGGTCGTGGCCTCGGTGTACAAAACGACCGGTTCTCGCTTGGCGCTCTCGGTGTACTTCTCCTATCAGACGAGTCAACTTCCTGCACAGATGAACTGGTACTGGTTACCGGTTGAGGTCGGACTGTACGGCATCGTGCTCGACTTCTGGTTCTACTGGTACCATCGCCTCATGCACGACGTCAGCTTCCTCTGGAAGTATCACCGCACTCACCACCTGACCAAGCACCCCAATCCTTTGCTCACGGCATACGCGGACCACGAGCAGGAATTCGGCGATATGGTCGGGGtgccgatgatgacctaCTTCACTCTGCGGCTGCTGGGGCTGCCGATGGGCTTCTACGAGTGGTGGATCTGCCATGAATATGTTGTTTTCGCCGAGGTGTTTGGGCACAGCGGTCTGCGCTTGCATCTGACCGTCCCGTCGCCCCTCAGCTGGCTCATGCAGTGGCTCGATGCCGAGATTGTCATTGAGGATCATGACCTGCATCATCGGAAGGGGTGGCGGAAGAGCCACAACTACGGCAAGCAGACTCGTCTTTGGGATCGGATCTTTGGAACCTGTCATGAACGGATTGAGTCGGCACCTGAGAATGTGGATTATGTGAATACCGCCAGGATGCCATTGTTTTGA